Proteins from a single region of Nomascus leucogenys isolate Asia chromosome 2, Asia_NLE_v1, whole genome shotgun sequence:
- the CDC23 gene encoding cell division cycle protein 23 homolog isoform X1 has translation MAASTSVVPVAVTAAVAPVLSVNSDFSDLREIKKQLLLIAGLTRERGLLHSSKWSAELAFSLPALLLAELQQPPPITEEDAQDMDAYTLAKAYFDVKEYDRAAHFLHGCNSKKAYFLYMYSRYLSGEKKKDDETVDSLGPLEKGQVKNEALRELRVELSKKHQARELDGFGLYLYGVVLRKLDLVKEAIDVFVEATHVLPLHWGAWLELCNLITDKEMLKFLSLPDTWMKEFFLAHIYTELQLIEEALQKYQNLIDVGFSKSSYIVSQIAVAYHNIRDIDKALSIFNELRKQDPYRIENMDTFSNLLYVRSMKSELSYLAHNLCEIDKYRVETCCVIGNYYSLRSQHEKAALYFQRALKLNPRYLGAWTLMGHEYMEMKNTSAAIQAYRHAIEVNKRDYRAWYGLGQTYEILKMPFYCLYYYRRAHQLRPNDSRMLVALGECYEKLNQLVEAKKCYWRAYAVGDVEKMALVKLAKLHEQLTESEQAAQCYIKYIQDIYSCGEIVEHLEESTAFRYLAQYYFKCKLWDEASTCAQKCCAFNDTREEGKALLRQILQLRNQGETPTTEVPAPFFLPASLSANNTPTRRVSPLNLSSVTP, from the exons ATGGCTGCGAGTACCTCCGTAGTCCCGGTGGCTGTGACGGCGGCAGTGGCGCCTGTCCTGTCCGTAAACAGCGATTTCTCAGATTTGCGGGAAATTAAAAAGCAACTGCTGCTTATTGCGGGCCTTACCCGGGAGCGGGGCCTACTACACAGTAGCAAATG GTCGGCGGAGTTGGCTTTCTCTCTCCCAGCATTGCTTCTGGCCGAGCTGCAACAGCCTCCGCCTATTACAGAG gaAGATGCCCAGGATATGGATGCCTATACCCTGGCCAAGGCCTACTTTGACGTTAAAGAGTATGATCGGGCAGCACATTTCCTGCATGGCTGCAATAGCAAGAAAGCCTATTTTCTGTATATGTATTCCAGATATCTG tctggagaaaaaaagaaggacgATGAAACAGTTGATAGCTTAG GCCCCCTGGAAAAAGGACAAGTGAAAAATGAGGCTCTTAGAGAATTGAGAGTGGAGCTCAGCAAAAAACACCAAGCTCGAGAACTTGATGGATTTGGACTTTATCT gtatGGTGTTGTGCTTCGAAAACTGGACTTGGTTAAAGAGGCCATTGATGTGTTTGTGGAAGCTACTCATGTTTTGCCCTTGCATTGGGGAGCCTGGTTAGAACTCTGTAACCTGATCACAGACAAAGAGATG cTGAAGTTCCTGTCTTTGCCAGACACCTGGATGAAAGAGTTTTTTCTGGCTCATATATACACAGAGTTGCAGTTGATAGAGGAGGCCCTGCAAAAGTATCAGAATCTCATTGATGTGGGCTTCTCTAAGAGCTCATATATTGTTTCCCAAATTGCAGTTGCCTATCACAATATCAGAG ATATTGACAAAGCTCTCTCCATTTTTAATGAGCTAAGGAAACAAGACCCTTACAGGATTGAAAATATGGACACATTCTCCAACCTTCTTTATGTCAGG AGCATGAAATCGGAGTTAAGTTATCTGGCTCATAACCTCTGTGAGATTGATAAATATCGTGTAGAAACGTGCTGTGTAATTG GCAATTATTACAGTTTACGTTCTCAGCATGAGAAAGCAGCCTTATATTTCCAGAGAGCTCTGAAATTAAATCCTCGGTATCTTGGTGCCTGGACACTGATGGGACATGAGTACATGGAGATGAAGAACACGTCTGCTGCTATCCAGGCTTATAG ACATGCCATTGAGGTCAACAAACGGGACTACAGAGCTTGGTATGGCCTTGGGCAGACCTATGAAATCCTTAAGATGCCATTTTATTGCCTTTATTATTATAGACGGGCCCACCAGCTTCG ACCCAATGATTCTCGCATGCTGGTTGCTTTAGGAGAATGTTATGAGAAACTCAATCAACTAGTGGAAGCCAAAAAG tgtTATTGGAGAGCTTACGCCGTGggagatgtggagaaaatggctCTGGTGAAACTGGCAAA GCTTCATGAACAGTTAACTGAGTCAGAACAGGCTGCCCAGTGTTACATCAAATATATCCAAGATATCTATTCCTGTGGG GAAATAGTAGAACACTTGGAGGAAAGCACTGCTTTTCGCTATCTGGCCCAGTACTATTTTAAGTGCAAACTGTGGGATGAAGCTTCAACTTGTGCACAAAAGTGTTGTGCATTTAATGAT ACCCGGGAAGAAGGTAAGGCCTTACTCCGGCAAATCCTACAGCTTCGGAACCAAGGCGAGACTCCTACCACCGAGGTGCCTGCTCCCTTTTTCCTGCCTGCTTCACTCTCTGCTAACAATACCCCCACACGCAGAGTTTCTCCACTCAACTTGTCTTCTGTCACGCCATAG
- the CDC23 gene encoding cell division cycle protein 23 homolog isoform X2 — protein MEDAQDMDAYTLAKAYFDVKEYDRAAHFLHGCNSKKAYFLYMYSRYLSGEKKKDDETVDSLGPLEKGQVKNEALRELRVELSKKHQARELDGFGLYLYGVVLRKLDLVKEAIDVFVEATHVLPLHWGAWLELCNLITDKEMLKFLSLPDTWMKEFFLAHIYTELQLIEEALQKYQNLIDVGFSKSSYIVSQIAVAYHNIRDIDKALSIFNELRKQDPYRIENMDTFSNLLYVRSMKSELSYLAHNLCEIDKYRVETCCVIGNYYSLRSQHEKAALYFQRALKLNPRYLGAWTLMGHEYMEMKNTSAAIQAYRHAIEVNKRDYRAWYGLGQTYEILKMPFYCLYYYRRAHQLRPNDSRMLVALGECYEKLNQLVEAKKCYWRAYAVGDVEKMALVKLAKLHEQLTESEQAAQCYIKYIQDIYSCGEIVEHLEESTAFRYLAQYYFKCKLWDEASTCAQKCCAFNDTREEGKALLRQILQLRNQGETPTTEVPAPFFLPASLSANNTPTRRVSPLNLSSVTP, from the exons ATG gaAGATGCCCAGGATATGGATGCCTATACCCTGGCCAAGGCCTACTTTGACGTTAAAGAGTATGATCGGGCAGCACATTTCCTGCATGGCTGCAATAGCAAGAAAGCCTATTTTCTGTATATGTATTCCAGATATCTG tctggagaaaaaaagaaggacgATGAAACAGTTGATAGCTTAG GCCCCCTGGAAAAAGGACAAGTGAAAAATGAGGCTCTTAGAGAATTGAGAGTGGAGCTCAGCAAAAAACACCAAGCTCGAGAACTTGATGGATTTGGACTTTATCT gtatGGTGTTGTGCTTCGAAAACTGGACTTGGTTAAAGAGGCCATTGATGTGTTTGTGGAAGCTACTCATGTTTTGCCCTTGCATTGGGGAGCCTGGTTAGAACTCTGTAACCTGATCACAGACAAAGAGATG cTGAAGTTCCTGTCTTTGCCAGACACCTGGATGAAAGAGTTTTTTCTGGCTCATATATACACAGAGTTGCAGTTGATAGAGGAGGCCCTGCAAAAGTATCAGAATCTCATTGATGTGGGCTTCTCTAAGAGCTCATATATTGTTTCCCAAATTGCAGTTGCCTATCACAATATCAGAG ATATTGACAAAGCTCTCTCCATTTTTAATGAGCTAAGGAAACAAGACCCTTACAGGATTGAAAATATGGACACATTCTCCAACCTTCTTTATGTCAGG AGCATGAAATCGGAGTTAAGTTATCTGGCTCATAACCTCTGTGAGATTGATAAATATCGTGTAGAAACGTGCTGTGTAATTG GCAATTATTACAGTTTACGTTCTCAGCATGAGAAAGCAGCCTTATATTTCCAGAGAGCTCTGAAATTAAATCCTCGGTATCTTGGTGCCTGGACACTGATGGGACATGAGTACATGGAGATGAAGAACACGTCTGCTGCTATCCAGGCTTATAG ACATGCCATTGAGGTCAACAAACGGGACTACAGAGCTTGGTATGGCCTTGGGCAGACCTATGAAATCCTTAAGATGCCATTTTATTGCCTTTATTATTATAGACGGGCCCACCAGCTTCG ACCCAATGATTCTCGCATGCTGGTTGCTTTAGGAGAATGTTATGAGAAACTCAATCAACTAGTGGAAGCCAAAAAG tgtTATTGGAGAGCTTACGCCGTGggagatgtggagaaaatggctCTGGTGAAACTGGCAAA GCTTCATGAACAGTTAACTGAGTCAGAACAGGCTGCCCAGTGTTACATCAAATATATCCAAGATATCTATTCCTGTGGG GAAATAGTAGAACACTTGGAGGAAAGCACTGCTTTTCGCTATCTGGCCCAGTACTATTTTAAGTGCAAACTGTGGGATGAAGCTTCAACTTGTGCACAAAAGTGTTGTGCATTTAATGAT ACCCGGGAAGAAGGTAAGGCCTTACTCCGGCAAATCCTACAGCTTCGGAACCAAGGCGAGACTCCTACCACCGAGGTGCCTGCTCCCTTTTTCCTGCCTGCTTCACTCTCTGCTAACAATACCCCCACACGCAGAGTTTCTCCACTCAACTTGTCTTCTGTCACGCCATAG
- the LOC101177069 gene encoding LOW QUALITY PROTEIN: heterogeneous nuclear ribonucleoprotein A1-like (The sequence of the model RefSeq protein was modified relative to this genomic sequence to represent the inferred CDS: deleted 1 base in 1 codon) — MSKSESPKEPEQQRKLFIGGLSFETIDESLRSHFEQWGMLTDCVVMRDPNTKCSRGFGFVTYATVEEVDTAMNARPRKVDGRVVEPKRAVSREDSQRPGAHLTVKKIFVGGIKEDTEEHHLRDYFEQYGKIEVTEIMTDRGSGKKRGFAFVTFDDHDSVDKTVIQKYHTVNGHNCEVRKALSNQEMASASSSQRGRSGSGNFGGGRGGGFGGNDNFGRAGNFSGRGGFGGSPGGGGYGGSGDGYNGFGNDGSNFGGGGSYNDFGNYNNQSSNFGPMKGGNFGGRSSGPYGGGGQYFAKPGNQGGYGGSSSSSSYGSGRRF; from the exons ATGTCTAAGTCAGAGTCTCCTAAAGAGCCTGAACAGCAGAGGAAGCTCTTCATTGGAGGGTTGAGCTTTGAAACAATCGATGAGAGCCTGAGGAGCCATTTTGAGCAATGGGGAATGCTCACGGACTGTGTGGTAATGAGGGATCCAAACACCAAGTGCTCCAggggctttgggtttgtcacataCGCCACTGTGGAGGAGGTGGATACAGCTATGAATGCAAGGCCACGCAAGGTGGATGGAAGAGTTGTGGAACCAAAGAGAGCTGTCTCAAGAGAAGACTCTCAAAGACCAGGTGCCCACTTAACtgtgaaaaagatatttgttggtggcattaaagaagacactgaagaacatcacCTAAGAGATTATTTTGAACAGTATGGAAAAATTGAAGTGACTGAAATCATGACTGACCGAGGCAGTGGCAAGAAAAGGGGCTTTGCCTTTGTAACCTTTGACGACCATGACTCTGTGGATAAGACTGTCATTCAGAAATACCATACTGTGAAT GGCCACAACTGTGAAGTCAGGAAAGCCCTGTCAAACCAAGAGATGGCTAGTGCTTCATCCAGCCAAAGAGGTCGAAGTGGTTCTGGAAACTTTGGTGGTGGTCGTGGAGGTGGTTTCGGTGGGAATGACAACTTTGGTCGTGCAGGAAACTTCAGTGGTCGTGGTGGCTTTGGTGGCAGCCCTGGTGGTGGTGGATATGGTGGCAGTGGGGATGGCTATAATGGATTTGGTAATGATGGAAGCAATTTTGGAGGTGGTGGAAGCTACAATGATTTTGGCAATTACAACAATCAGTCTTCAAATTTTGGACCCATGAAGGGAGGAAATTTTGGAGGCAGAAGCTCTGGCCCCTATGGCGGTGGAGGCCAATACTTTGCAAAACCAGGAAACCAAGGTGGCTATGGTGGttccagcagcagcagtagctatGGCAGTGGCAGAAGATTTTAA